The Victivallis lenta genome window below encodes:
- a CDS encoding ribulokinase, whose translation MSRLLIGIDFGSDSVRAVLIDAETGENLASHVHPYRRWSEGLYCDAAQSRFRQHPLDYLEGIEVVIRRVVSGVDPARVAGIGIDTTGSTPCAVDREGTPLALKPEFAENPNAMFILWKDHTAIAEAARINEYAKTHGGTDYTMYEGGIYSSEWFWSKILHTLKSDPAVRGAAFSWVEHCDWIAGELCGRTDPLTMVRSRCAAGHKAMWHASWGGLPPEEFLSGVDPLLAGLRSRLYTETCTADVPVGTLSPEWAGRLGLPGNVVVAGTAFDCHFGAVGAQIAPYELVKVVGTSTCDILVAPEVDTCVRGICGQVDGSVIPGMVGLEAGQSAFGDVYAWFKRLLGWAGEVSIPELEKEAAAIPPGSTGILALDWFNGRRTPDANPHLRGAVLGLNLGSSAPMVYRALAESTVFGARRIIERFREEGVPVKAVAAIGGIARKSPFIMQMCADVFNLPIKTPAAEQACALGGAMFAAAAAGVYPDLDAAMRKMGAGVDRVYEPDPAHAAVYEEEYRRYLAYGKLLEEETMKNV comes from the coding sequence ATGAGCAGGCTTCTGATCGGCATTGATTTCGGTTCGGACAGCGTCCGGGCGGTTCTGATCGACGCGGAGACCGGAGAAAATCTCGCTTCGCACGTCCATCCCTACCGGCGCTGGAGCGAAGGACTTTACTGCGATGCGGCGCAAAGCCGCTTCCGGCAGCATCCGCTCGATTATCTGGAGGGCATTGAAGTCGTCATCCGGCGCGTCGTCTCCGGAGTCGATCCGGCCCGGGTGGCAGGCATCGGCATCGATACGACCGGCTCGACGCCGTGTGCGGTCGATCGTGAAGGCACGCCGCTCGCGCTGAAGCCGGAATTCGCCGAAAATCCGAATGCGATGTTCATCCTCTGGAAAGACCATACCGCCATCGCCGAGGCCGCCCGGATCAACGAATACGCGAAAACGCACGGCGGAACCGACTACACGATGTACGAGGGCGGCATCTATTCAAGCGAATGGTTCTGGAGCAAGATCCTGCACACGCTGAAGAGCGACCCGGCAGTCCGCGGCGCCGCGTTCAGCTGGGTCGAGCACTGCGACTGGATTGCCGGCGAGCTCTGCGGACGCACTGATCCGCTGACCATGGTCCGCAGCCGCTGCGCCGCCGGACACAAGGCGATGTGGCATGCATCGTGGGGCGGGCTGCCGCCGGAGGAGTTTCTGAGCGGAGTCGATCCGCTGCTGGCCGGCCTCCGTTCCCGGCTTTACACCGAAACCTGCACCGCCGACGTTCCGGTCGGCACACTCTCGCCGGAATGGGCAGGCAGGCTCGGACTGCCCGGAAACGTCGTTGTCGCCGGCACCGCGTTCGACTGTCACTTCGGCGCGGTCGGCGCCCAGATCGCGCCCTATGAACTGGTCAAGGTGGTCGGAACCTCGACCTGCGACATCCTGGTCGCGCCGGAGGTGGACACCTGCGTCCGCGGCATCTGCGGGCAGGTCGACGGCTCGGTGATTCCGGGCATGGTCGGACTCGAGGCCGGGCAATCCGCTTTCGGGGACGTCTACGCATGGTTCAAGCGGCTGCTCGGCTGGGCCGGCGAAGTTTCGATTCCGGAGCTGGAAAAAGAGGCGGCGGCGATTCCGCCGGGTTCAACCGGCATCCTCGCGCTCGACTGGTTCAACGGCCGCCGCACGCCGGACGCGAATCCGCACCTGCGCGGCGCCGTCCTCGGGCTCAATCTCGGTTCGAGCGCTCCGATGGTCTACCGGGCGCTGGCTGAATCGACCGTGTTCGGCGCGCGCCGGATCATCGAACGGTTCCGCGAAGAGGGTGTTCCGGTCAAGGCCGTCGCGGCCATCGGCGGAATCGCGCGCAAATCCCCGTTCATCATGCAGATGTGCGCCGATGTCTTCAACCTGCCGATCAAGACGCCCGCCGCCGAACAGGCGTGTGCGCTCGGCGGGGCGATGTTTGCAGCGGCGGCGGCCGGGGTTTATCCCGACCTCGACGCGGCCATGCGCAAAATGGGCGCCGGGGTCGACCGCGTCTACGAACCGGATCCGGCGCACGCGGCGGTTTATGAGGAAGAGTACCGGCGATATCTCGCATACGGCAAACTTCTGGAAGAGGAGACCATGAAAAATGTTTAA
- the araA gene encoding L-arabinose isomerase, which yields MARRIDEKKYDIWFITGSQHLYGEETLKKVAADSRAVVDALNRDGNISQRIVWRPTVTTQAEVTETIVAANSDPGCAGVICWMHTFSPAKMWINGLKLLQKPMLHLNTQANCEIPWSEIDMDFMNLNQAAHGDREFGFVCTRLALSRRVVNGFYKYREVQRKIDVWVRVAVAWRDSQTMKIARFGDNMREVAVTEGNKVSAQIAFGYTVDGYGVGDLLEYIGRITDGEVDSLVKEYFELYTVPDRSGAAMASIREAARQELGIRAFLETGGYSGFTTTFEDLHGLRQLPGLAAQRLMADGYGFGAEGDWKTAALLHSMKVMASGLPGGVSFMEDYTYHFERGRERVLGSHMLEVCPSIAAGKPSLEVHPLGIGGKADPARLVFNTRPGPAVNASMIELGDRFRLVVNEVEVVAPDADLPKLPVARTVWIPKPDLAEGARLWIEAGGAHHSVHAPALTFEFMRDYARMSGAQLIEIC from the coding sequence ATGGCCAGAAGAATTGACGAAAAAAAGTATGACATCTGGTTCATCACCGGCAGCCAGCACCTGTACGGGGAAGAGACCCTGAAGAAGGTCGCCGCCGACAGCCGCGCCGTCGTCGATGCCCTGAACCGGGACGGCAACATTTCTCAGCGCATCGTCTGGCGTCCGACCGTGACGACGCAGGCTGAAGTGACCGAAACCATCGTCGCGGCCAACAGCGATCCCGGCTGCGCCGGCGTCATCTGCTGGATGCACACGTTCAGCCCGGCCAAGATGTGGATCAACGGCCTCAAACTGCTGCAGAAGCCGATGCTGCATCTGAATACGCAGGCGAACTGCGAAATTCCGTGGTCCGAAATCGACATGGACTTCATGAATCTGAACCAGGCGGCCCACGGCGACCGGGAATTCGGCTTCGTCTGCACCCGGCTCGCTCTTTCGCGCCGGGTTGTCAACGGCTTCTACAAGTACCGCGAAGTGCAGCGGAAGATCGACGTCTGGGTCCGCGTAGCCGTGGCGTGGCGGGATTCGCAGACCATGAAAATCGCGCGTTTCGGCGACAATATGCGTGAAGTCGCCGTCACCGAAGGCAACAAGGTGTCGGCCCAGATCGCCTTCGGCTATACGGTCGACGGCTATGGCGTCGGCGATCTTCTCGAATATATCGGCCGGATCACCGACGGCGAAGTCGATTCGCTTGTAAAGGAGTATTTCGAGCTCTACACGGTTCCGGACCGCTCCGGCGCGGCCATGGCCTCGATCCGCGAAGCGGCCCGGCAGGAGCTCGGCATCCGCGCATTTCTCGAGACCGGAGGCTACTCCGGCTTCACGACCACCTTTGAAGACCTTCACGGACTCCGGCAGCTGCCGGGCCTTGCCGCGCAGCGGCTGATGGCCGACGGTTACGGCTTCGGCGCCGAAGGCGACTGGAAGACCGCGGCGCTGCTCCACTCGATGAAGGTCATGGCGTCCGGCCTTCCCGGCGGGGTGAGCTTCATGGAGGATTACACCTACCACTTCGAACGCGGCCGCGAGCGGGTGCTCGGCTCACACATGCTGGAGGTCTGTCCGTCGATCGCGGCAGGAAAGCCGTCGCTTGAGGTGCATCCGCTCGGCATCGGCGGAAAGGCCGATCCGGCCCGCCTCGTTTTCAACACCAGGCCGGGCCCGGCCGTCAATGCGAGCATGATCGAACTCGGCGACCGTTTCCGGCTCGTGGTCAACGAGGTTGAAGTCGTCGCTCCCGACGCGGACCTGCCGAAACTCCCGGTCGCCCGAACGGTCTGGATTCCGAAGCCGGATCTCGCCGAGGGGGCCCGGCTCTGGATCGAAGCGGGCGGCGCCCACCACTCCGTTCACGCTCCGGCGCTGACGTTCGAATTCATGCGCGACTATGCGCGCATGTCCGGCGCACAGTTGATCGAAATCTGCTGA
- the mgtA gene encoding magnesium-translocating P-type ATPase: MKKKVFTAELERRRKLVRERLLGAARNGAESVLPEFSVRGLQEDTLRRMRREYGENQITRHGEAPFLSRLAEAFINPFTLILFALAAVSFVTDVWFAVPEEKDAMTVGIVLTMVFVSGFLRFIQETRSGNAAARLSEMVRTTAAVERDPAGKAELPLEELAVGDIVHLAAGDMVPADVRILRSKDLFISQAALTGESEPLEKSAAASSCETLLENPALAFFGSNIVSGTAVAVVLAVGDDTVLGGMAGSLDAPRPATGFEKGVNSVSWVLIRFMLVMVPVVLFLNGFTKGNWQGAFLFAVSIAVGLTPEMLPMIVTTCLAKGAVAMSKRKCIIKNLNSIQNFGAMDILCTDKTGTLTQDKVVLEIHMDIHGNEDLRVLRHAFLNSFHQTGLRNLMDVAIIEKSREMWPDGIDSLIESCEKVDEIPFDFERRRMSVVVADRSSGKTQMITKGAVEEMLAVSSHVEYRGRVEPLTDEIAAEILRTVERFNDNGMRVIAVAQKNSPSPVGAFSVRDEADMVLIGYLAFLDPPKSTTEEAIRVLGEHGVAAKVLTGDNDRVTRCICRQVKFGIDRLLLGSEIEHMDDGELAAAVEKTNVFAKLSPQQKARIVEVLRRNGHTVGFLGDGINDAAAMKAADVGISVDTAVDIARESADIILLEKDLMVLESGILEGRRTYANMIKYIKMTASSNFGNMFSVLIASAFLPFLPMLSMQLLLLNLIYDISCTAIPWDNVDADYLKKPRTWDASSVAGFMLRIGPSSSVFDITTYLLMFYVICPAVCGGLLYHQLGSEELREYYEAVFQAGWFIESMWSQSLVIHLIRTPKLPFLQSRASFPVFVLSGAGIALATALPFTGFGERIGLAPLPGIYFGYLALTLILYMALTQFMKRRYIRRYGELL, encoded by the coding sequence ATGAAGAAGAAAGTTTTTACCGCCGAACTCGAACGCAGGAGAAAACTGGTCCGGGAACGGCTGCTGGGCGCCGCACGAAACGGCGCGGAATCGGTGCTGCCGGAGTTTTCCGTCAGGGGACTGCAGGAGGATACGCTCCGCCGCATGCGCCGCGAATACGGCGAAAACCAGATCACCCGCCACGGGGAAGCACCGTTTCTTTCGCGGCTTGCCGAAGCGTTCATCAACCCGTTCACCCTGATTTTGTTCGCGCTTGCGGCGGTCTCATTCGTGACCGACGTCTGGTTCGCCGTGCCGGAAGAGAAAGACGCCATGACCGTCGGAATCGTGCTGACCATGGTGTTCGTGAGCGGGTTCCTGCGCTTTATTCAGGAGACCCGTTCCGGCAATGCCGCCGCCCGGCTGAGCGAGATGGTCCGTACCACCGCCGCCGTTGAACGCGATCCGGCGGGAAAAGCCGAGCTTCCGCTTGAGGAGCTCGCGGTCGGCGACATCGTCCATCTCGCCGCCGGCGACATGGTTCCGGCCGATGTCCGCATCCTCCGCTCGAAGGATCTCTTCATCAGCCAGGCCGCCCTGACCGGCGAGAGCGAACCGCTGGAGAAATCCGCCGCGGCTTCGTCCTGCGAAACCCTGCTGGAGAATCCGGCGCTGGCCTTCTTCGGCAGCAATATCGTCTCCGGCACCGCCGTCGCCGTCGTTCTCGCGGTCGGCGACGACACCGTGCTCGGCGGCATGGCCGGTTCGCTCGACGCCCCGAGGCCGGCGACCGGTTTCGAGAAGGGGGTCAACTCGGTTTCCTGGGTGCTGATCCGTTTCATGCTGGTCATGGTGCCGGTCGTGCTCTTCCTGAACGGCTTCACCAAAGGGAACTGGCAGGGGGCGTTTCTGTTCGCCGTTTCGATCGCGGTCGGCCTGACGCCGGAGATGCTGCCGATGATCGTGACGACCTGCCTTGCAAAAGGCGCGGTCGCGATGTCGAAGAGGAAGTGCATCATCAAGAATCTGAACTCGATCCAGAATTTCGGTGCGATGGATATCCTCTGCACCGACAAGACCGGAACGCTGACGCAGGATAAGGTCGTGCTTGAAATCCATATGGACATCCACGGCAACGAGGACCTGCGAGTGCTGCGCCATGCCTTCCTCAACAGCTTTCACCAGACCGGTCTGCGCAATCTCATGGATGTCGCGATCATCGAAAAGAGCCGGGAGATGTGGCCGGACGGCATTGATTCGCTCATCGAATCCTGCGAGAAGGTCGATGAGATTCCGTTCGATTTCGAACGCCGCCGCATGAGTGTCGTGGTCGCCGACCGCAGCAGCGGAAAAACGCAGATGATCACCAAAGGCGCGGTCGAGGAGATGCTTGCCGTATCGTCCCATGTCGAGTACCGGGGCCGCGTGGAGCCGCTGACAGACGAAATCGCAGCCGAAATCCTGCGCACGGTCGAACGCTTCAACGACAACGGCATGCGGGTGATCGCCGTGGCGCAGAAGAACAGCCCGTCTCCGGTCGGCGCGTTTTCGGTCCGGGACGAAGCGGATATGGTGCTGATCGGTTATCTCGCCTTTCTCGACCCGCCGAAAAGCACGACCGAGGAAGCGATCCGGGTGCTCGGCGAACACGGTGTGGCGGCCAAGGTGCTGACCGGCGACAACGACCGTGTGACCCGCTGCATCTGCCGCCAGGTCAAGTTCGGCATCGACCGCCTGCTGCTCGGCAGCGAGATCGAGCATATGGATGACGGCGAACTTGCCGCTGCCGTCGAAAAGACGAATGTGTTCGCGAAGCTCTCGCCGCAGCAGAAAGCACGGATCGTCGAAGTGCTGCGCCGCAACGGCCACACCGTCGGCTTTCTCGGAGACGGCATCAACGACGCAGCCGCGATGAAGGCCGCCGATGTCGGGATTTCGGTGGATACCGCGGTCGACATCGCGCGCGAATCGGCCGACATCATCCTGCTCGAAAAGGACCTGATGGTGCTTGAAAGCGGCATCCTTGAAGGGCGGCGGACCTACGCGAACATGATCAAGTACATCAAGATGACCGCGAGTTCGAATTTCGGCAACATGTTTTCGGTGCTGATCGCCAGCGCATTTCTGCCGTTCCTGCCGATGCTGAGCATGCAGCTCCTGCTGCTTAATCTGATCTACGACATCTCGTGCACGGCGATTCCGTGGGACAACGTCGATGCGGACTACCTGAAGAAGCCGCGCACCTGGGATGCATCGTCGGTGGCCGGCTTCATGCTGCGGATCGGACCGTCGAGCTCGGTGTTCGACATCACGACCTATCTTTTGATGTTCTACGTCATCTGTCCGGCCGTGTGCGGCGGGCTGCTGTATCACCAGCTCGGCAGCGAAGAGCTGCGCGAATACTACGAGGCCGTGTTCCAGGCCGGCTGGTTCATCGAATCGATGTGGTCGCAGTCGCTGGTGATTCATCTGATCCGCACGCCGAAGCTCCCGTTCCTGCAGAGCCGGGCTTCCTTTCCGGTGTTCGTGCTCTCGGGCGCCGGGATCGCTCTGGCGACCGCGCTGCCGTTTACCGGGTTCGGGGAACGGATCGGGCTGGCTCCGCTCCCCGGCATCTACTTCGGTTATCTGGCGCTGACGCTGATTCTCTACATGGCATTGACTCAGTTCATGAAGCGGCGCTACATCCGGCGGTACGGAGAGCTGTTGTGA
- a CDS encoding L-ribulose-5-phosphate 4-epimerase: protein MFKKLREQCWKANLELPKLGLVIYTFGNVSSIDRNRGVFAIKPSGVDYDRMEPKDMVIVDLDGNVVDGELRPSSDVNTHLVLYNAFPHIGGIVHTHSTHAVAWAQALRPVPIYGTTHADHLAGDIPCTPLMADERIANDYETETGNQIVESFRAEKLNPDEIQMVLVAGHGPFTWGVNAEKAVYHAKVLEELCRMAYLTERINPDAPRLKASLIEKHYSRKHGKNAYYGQKN, encoded by the coding sequence ATGTTTAAGAAACTCAGGGAACAGTGCTGGAAGGCGAATCTCGAGCTGCCGAAGCTCGGGCTCGTCATCTATACCTTCGGCAACGTGAGCTCGATCGACCGCAATCGCGGCGTTTTCGCCATCAAGCCCTCCGGCGTCGATTACGACCGGATGGAGCCGAAGGACATGGTGATCGTCGATCTGGACGGAAACGTCGTCGACGGCGAGCTGCGCCCCTCCAGCGATGTGAATACGCACCTTGTCCTGTACAATGCATTTCCGCACATCGGAGGGATCGTGCATACGCACTCGACCCATGCGGTCGCCTGGGCGCAGGCGCTGCGTCCGGTGCCGATCTACGGCACGACGCACGCCGATCATCTCGCCGGCGACATTCCCTGCACGCCGCTGATGGCGGACGAACGCATCGCCAATGACTACGAAACCGAAACCGGCAACCAGATCGTCGAAAGCTTCAGGGCGGAAAAGTTGAATCCGGATGAGATTCAGATGGTTCTGGTGGCCGGGCACGGCCCGTTCACCTGGGGAGTCAATGCCGAGAAGGCCGTCTACCATGCGAAGGTGCTCGAAGAGCTCTGCCGCATGGCATACCTGACCGAACGGATCAATCCGGATGCGCCGCGCCTCAAAGCTTCGCTGATCGAAAAGCACTACAGTCGCAAACACGGAAAGAACGCTTATTATGGCCAGAAGAATTGA
- a CDS encoding type 1 glutamine amidotransferase domain-containing protein: protein MKQVLIILASLDKETCRRCVNGGGLDEFTIPYYLFRKAGYAVFVAAPHCAGRTLDLELLRGNAPEYLQECWKDGFDPALARLFPLESVADWQFDAVFYPGGRCCPGERLAADPGNTRLLGRMLDSGKVVGAVSYGPAALLGGTRCDGHPLVFRRGVTGLSNAEEDANPEDSSSVRFRLEDRLKSAGAHYLSREPWLSHIVVDGNLVTGQNPDSAAAVGEAMIHLLEHG, encoded by the coding sequence ATGAAGCAGGTACTGATCATTCTCGCGTCGCTCGACAAAGAGACCTGCCGCCGCTGCGTGAACGGCGGAGGGCTGGACGAATTCACGATTCCGTATTACCTGTTCCGCAAGGCCGGCTATGCGGTTTTCGTGGCAGCCCCGCACTGCGCCGGCAGGACGTTGGATCTCGAACTTCTGCGCGGAAACGCGCCGGAGTATCTGCAGGAGTGCTGGAAGGACGGTTTCGACCCGGCGCTGGCGCGGCTTTTCCCGCTCGAATCGGTTGCGGACTGGCAGTTCGACGCGGTGTTCTACCCGGGCGGCCGCTGCTGTCCCGGGGAACGGCTCGCGGCCGACCCCGGCAACACGCGGCTGCTCGGCCGCATGCTCGACTCCGGGAAGGTGGTCGGCGCCGTCTCCTACGGCCCTGCTGCGCTGCTCGGGGGAACCCGCTGCGACGGGCATCCGCTCGTGTTCCGGCGCGGCGTGACCGGACTCTCGAACGCGGAAGAGGATGCGAATCCGGAGGATTCTTCTTCCGTCCGCTTTCGGCTGGAGGACCGCCTGAAGAGCGCGGGAGCCCATTACCTGAGCCGCGAACCGTGGCTTTCGCACATCGTCGTCGACGGCAACCTCGTGACCGGGCAGAATCCGGATTCCGCCGCAGCCGTGGGCGAGGCGATGATTCACCTGCTGGAGCACGGCTGA